The Corallococcus exiguus genome has a segment encoding these proteins:
- a CDS encoding NAD(P)/FAD-dependent oxidoreductase — MTAHLSARLEASPSRKPSSVSEHHRVLIIGGGTAGITVAARLRRKGVQGVAVLEPSAQHFYQPLWTLVGAGAADIASTVRPEADYIPEGTRWIQDRAEEVDPVRQQVLTLGGARLIYDFLVVAPGIQLDWDRVRGLREALKTPFVSSNYDFRLAPKTWEMVRAFQGGTALFTHPATPVKCAGAPQKIMYLVADHLRRSGLAEKSRVVFGSGGKVLFAVQPFARVLEGVVERYGIETHFGHDLVEVRAHTREALFAVTRDGRGEVVTVGYDLLHVTPPQSAPDFIKRSALAHADGPNAGWVKAHKHTLQHPDHPNVFAIGDASDLPTSRTGAAVRAEAPVLVENLVAVMEGREPTARYDGYASCPLVTGYGRMLLAEFDYDGRPAPSLPFINTFVERRDLWLLKKYGLPRLYWDWMLRGRA, encoded by the coding sequence ATGACCGCTCACTTGTCCGCGCGCCTCGAGGCGTCCCCATCCCGCAAGCCTTCGTCCGTCTCCGAGCACCATCGGGTGCTGATCATCGGCGGCGGCACCGCGGGCATCACGGTCGCGGCGCGGCTGCGGCGCAAGGGCGTGCAGGGTGTCGCCGTGCTCGAGCCCTCGGCGCAGCACTTCTACCAGCCGCTGTGGACGCTGGTGGGCGCTGGCGCCGCGGACATCGCGAGCACCGTGCGGCCGGAGGCGGACTACATCCCGGAGGGGACGCGGTGGATCCAGGACCGGGCGGAGGAGGTGGACCCCGTCCGTCAGCAGGTGCTCACGCTCGGAGGCGCGCGGCTGATCTATGACTTCCTGGTGGTCGCTCCGGGAATCCAGCTGGACTGGGATCGGGTGCGCGGCCTGCGCGAGGCGCTGAAGACGCCGTTCGTGTCCAGCAACTACGACTTCCGGCTGGCGCCGAAGACGTGGGAGATGGTGCGGGCGTTCCAGGGCGGCACGGCGCTGTTCACCCATCCGGCCACGCCGGTGAAGTGCGCAGGGGCGCCGCAGAAGATCATGTACCTGGTGGCGGACCATCTGCGCCGGAGCGGGCTCGCGGAGAAGTCACGGGTCGTGTTCGGCTCGGGGGGCAAGGTGCTCTTCGCGGTGCAGCCCTTCGCGCGCGTGCTGGAGGGCGTCGTGGAGCGCTACGGCATCGAGACGCACTTCGGCCACGACCTGGTGGAGGTGCGCGCGCACACCCGTGAGGCGCTCTTCGCGGTGACGCGCGACGGACGCGGGGAGGTGGTGACGGTGGGGTACGACCTGCTGCACGTCACGCCTCCGCAGAGTGCGCCGGACTTCATCAAGCGCAGCGCGCTGGCTCATGCAGACGGCCCGAACGCGGGCTGGGTCAAGGCGCACAAGCACACGCTCCAGCACCCCGACCATCCGAACGTCTTCGCCATTGGAGACGCGAGCGACCTGCCCACGTCGCGCACGGGCGCCGCCGTCCGGGCGGAGGCGCCCGTGCTCGTGGAGAACCTGGTGGCCGTGATGGAGGGGCGGGAGCCCACCGCGCGGTACGACGGCTATGCGTCCTGTCCGCTGGTGACGGGCTATGGGCGGATGCTGCTCGCCGAGTTCGACTACGACGGCCGGCCCGCGCCGAGCCTTCCGTTCATCAACACCTTCGTGGAGCGCCGCGACCTGTGGCTGCTCAAGAAGTACGGACTGCCGCGCCTGTACTGGGACTGGATGCTTCGTGGCCGCGCGTGA
- a CDS encoding carbonic anhydrase, which produces MNTGGSDRSTVGPARATVLDVTPYDKIFENNKLWAEEQLRTDPDYFTKLSVSQQPDFLYIGCSDSRVPANQIMGLAPGDVFVHRNVANLVNNVDLNVMSVINYAVRQLDVKHIIVCGHYGCGGVRAAMQPKDLGILNPWLRNIRDVYRFHKQELDGIADETKRYERLVELNVLEQSINIIKTAAVQKSYLARGFPIVHSWVFDLRNGILQDLKLDFVQTLHSIQEVYDLTKE; this is translated from the coding sequence GTGAACACTGGAGGAAGTGACCGCTCGACGGTGGGGCCTGCTCGTGCGACCGTCCTGGACGTGACGCCCTACGACAAGATCTTCGAGAACAACAAGCTCTGGGCGGAGGAACAGCTCCGCACGGATCCGGACTACTTCACCAAGCTGTCGGTGTCGCAGCAGCCGGACTTCCTCTACATCGGCTGTTCGGACAGCCGCGTGCCCGCCAACCAGATCATGGGGCTGGCGCCGGGTGACGTGTTCGTGCACCGCAATGTCGCGAACCTGGTCAACAACGTCGACCTGAACGTGATGTCGGTCATCAACTACGCCGTCCGGCAGCTGGACGTGAAGCACATCATCGTCTGCGGCCACTACGGTTGCGGCGGCGTGCGCGCGGCGATGCAGCCCAAGGACCTGGGCATCCTCAACCCCTGGCTGCGCAACATCCGCGACGTGTACCGGTTCCACAAGCAGGAGCTGGACGGCATCGCGGACGAGACGAAGCGCTACGAGCGGCTGGTGGAGCTCAACGTCCTGGAGCAGAGCATCAACATCATCAAGACGGCCGCCGTGCAGAAGTCCTACCTGGCGCGGGGCTTCCCCATCGTGCACTCGTGGGTGTTCGACCTGCGCAACGGCATCCTCCAGGACCTGAAGCTGGACTTCGTCCAGACGCTGCACAGCATCCAGGAGGTCTACGACCTCACGAAGGAGTGA